The Quercus robur chromosome 7, dhQueRobu3.1, whole genome shotgun sequence genome has a segment encoding these proteins:
- the LOC126693431 gene encoding plasma membrane ATPase 2-like — MNIQIYAVSITIRTVLGFVLLALIWEYNFPPFMVLIITILNDGTIMTISKDRVKPSPMPESWKLNEIFETSTFIGTYLALVTVLKGWITFFSVPFLSVIANF; from the exons ATGAATATACAGATATATGCTGTCTCCATAACCATAAGGACAGTG CTTGGTTTCGTGCTCCTAGCTTTGATATGGGAATATAACTTCCCACCTTTCATGGTTCTGATAATTACAATACTGAATGATG GGACCATCATGACGATTTCAAAGGACCGGGTAAAGCCATCTCCAATGCCTGAAAGTTGGAAGTTGAATGAAATATTTGAGACCAGCACTTTCATTGGCACATATCTTGCTTTGGTTACCGTCTTAAAAGGATGGATAACTTTCTTTTCCGTGCCATTTCTTAGTGTGATTGCAAATTTTTGA
- the LOC126691401 gene encoding uncharacterized protein LOC126691401: MESIKQVEIKDIRNKKKVMGKDGKEKNQDYLQYTYLMGESVDMWTQSHDGGRRFGAMITNISECFNGVLKEYHFEFLEGKKWSEYALFTWDGNKRKSEKHYLKPFSNEELIFQVVTQLNTCSARRGNHSYEVRLQERTCSCGKWQNIGIPCSHAIKVYDYLHIDSTTYIHPCYGLNNALNTYKHAFVVPKSQSLWRDPMGPKWLPNPTLLRAKGQPVKSRIRNEMDGVRNKDREPGWRREVVDLIESQPKQTFGLCHASGHNRRKCPQPRGTSTSSHVPH, encoded by the exons ATGGAGTCCATTAAGCAGGTGGAAATTAAGGACATTAGGAATAAGAAGAAGGTGATGGGGAAGGATGGCAAggaaaagaatcaagattatctTCAATACACATACCTAATGGGCGAGTCCGTGGATATGTGGACTCAGTCACATGATGGTGGGAGACGTTTTGGGGCAATGATAACCAATATATCAGAGTGCTTCAATGGCGTACTGAAAG AATACCATTTTGAGTTCTTAGAGGGTAAGAAATGGAGTGAATATGCCTTATTCACGTGGGATGGAAATAAGCGTAAATCTGAGAAACACTATCTCAAGCCATTTAGCAATGAAGAGCTGATATTTCAAGTAGTTACTCAACTCAACACGTGTAGTGCAAGAAGGGGAAACCACAGTTATGAAGTTCGGTTACAGGAAAGAACATGCAGTTGTGGGAAATGGCAAAACATAGGGATCCCgtgttcacatgcaattaaagtATATGACTATTTACATATTGATTCGACTACATATATTCACCCATGTTATGGTTTGAACAATGCCCTTAACACTTATAAACATGCATTTGTGGTTCCTAAGTCACAGTCATTGTGGAGGGATCCCATGGGGCCAAAGTGGTTGCCTAATCCAACATTGTTACGGGCCAAAGGTCAACCAGTGAAGTCAAGAATAAGGAATGAGATGGATGGAGTGAGGAATAAGGATCGAGAACCGGGATGGCGGAGGGAGGTCGTAGATTTGATAGAGAGTCAACCCAAGCAAACATTTGGACTGTGTCATGCTTCCGGGCATAACCGCAGAAAATGTCCGCAGCCCCGTGGCACTTCCACAAGCAGTCATGTTCCACACTAG